The uncultured Desulfobulbus sp. genome window below encodes:
- a CDS encoding helix-turn-helix transcriptional regulator, protein MGQKVHLAAIRDVTERKLIEAKLHEKQDHLGEANAALRALLRQRELDRQDFEEAVEKNMKHFILPYLEYLKTSSLNPAQENWINLLELHLAQITSSFAHKLTLAELNFSNAELKVASLVREGKTSKEIAQQLMIAEKTVSAHRGNIRKKLGLKGKKGGLRYLLLNLR, encoded by the coding sequence TTGGGGCAAAAGGTCCATCTTGCAGCTATTCGTGATGTCACTGAACGGAAACTGATCGAGGCAAAACTGCATGAAAAGCAGGACCATCTTGGAGAGGCCAATGCTGCCCTGCGGGCTCTCCTCCGCCAGCGGGAGCTTGACCGCCAGGATTTTGAAGAGGCAGTCGAAAAAAACATGAAGCATTTCATACTTCCCTATCTGGAATACCTTAAAACGAGTTCACTCAACCCAGCCCAAGAAAACTGGATCAATCTCTTGGAGCTGCATCTAGCTCAAATTACGTCCTCTTTCGCCCATAAACTCACCCTGGCAGAACTCAATTTTTCCAATGCTGAGCTCAAGGTCGCCTCTCTAGTTCGGGAAGGCAAAACAAGTAAGGAAATTGCTCAACAGCTCATGATCGCCGAAAAAACCGTCTCTGCTCACCGTGGTAATATCCGCAAAAAACTCGGTCTCAAAGGTAAAAAGGGGGGCCTGCGTTACCTGCTCCTCAACCTCCGTTAA
- a CDS encoding bacterioferritin — MHENSITLLNQAVAEEIAALHQYMYFHFHCDDQGYDLLAGLFKRTAIDEMLHVERLAERILFLGGDVVMKSSEEVKPVQDVNEMLIMARQMEMESAEHYNKWANECSANADSVSKKLFEDLVVDEERHYNEYDDEMANMKKFGANYLALQSMERSKNRAMRTPSGE, encoded by the coding sequence ATGCACGAGAACAGCATTACACTGCTCAACCAAGCCGTTGCCGAAGAAATTGCCGCCCTGCACCAGTATATGTATTTTCATTTCCATTGCGACGATCAGGGATATGACCTGCTCGCTGGCCTGTTCAAGCGCACTGCCATTGATGAGATGCTTCATGTTGAACGACTTGCCGAACGTATTCTTTTTCTTGGGGGCGACGTGGTGATGAAAAGCTCCGAGGAAGTCAAACCTGTTCAGGATGTCAACGAAATGCTGATTATGGCCCGGCAGATGGAAATGGAGAGTGCCGAGCATTACAATAAATGGGCAAACGAGTGCAGCGCCAATGCGGACAGCGTCTCCAAAAAACTCTTTGAAGATCTGGTGGTTGATGAAGAGCGTCACTACAACGAATATGACGACGAGATGGCCAACATGAAAAAATTTGGGGCCAATTACCTGGCGCTCCAATCCATGGAGCGTTCTAAAAATCGAGCCATGCGCACCCCGTCAGGCGAATAA
- a CDS encoding CYTH domain-containing protein: MATEIERKFLLKNEAWRDLAEGVHYRQGYLHADRKRSVRVRIAGTTGYLTIKGATVGFGRSEYEYTIPLEEAKAMLDELCPQPQIEKIRYTISHKGFTWEIDEFLGLNQGLIMAEIELEDEAQSFPKPDWIGEEVSGDTRYYNAALCKNPYSQWP; this comes from the coding sequence ATGGCCACTGAAATCGAACGCAAATTTCTCCTTAAAAACGAAGCCTGGCGAGACCTGGCTGAAGGGGTCCATTACAGACAGGGCTATCTTCATGCTGATAGGAAACGATCCGTACGTGTTCGAATTGCCGGGACAACAGGTTATCTGACAATCAAAGGTGCAACTGTTGGCTTTGGCCGAAGCGAATACGAGTATACCATCCCTCTTGAAGAGGCCAAAGCAATGCTTGATGAACTCTGCCCACAGCCTCAAATTGAAAAAATCCGCTATACCATTAGCCATAAGGGCTTTACCTGGGAAATAGATGAATTTCTCGGGCTCAATCAGGGACTGATCATGGCAGAAATTGAACTTGAGGATGAAGCACAATCCTTTCCCAAGCCAGACTGGATCGGGGAGGAAGTAAGTGGAGATACCCGATATTACAACGCTGCCCTCTGTAAAAACCCCTATAGCCAATGGCCCTGA
- a CDS encoding PAS domain S-box protein, producing MQPDNDQLISLLQTLPGAFFACDAQFHIWYCSQEALDLLQYNPLPSPGTQCWDFFSKSESSLLFPCYSSALTGESQTITVFHKSTQRHLQHRCTPLPGGGLRVLLSEGNNTLFSTTSPNALRQYEKRLSALTQTVSEVLYCMNADWSEIKQFSSNTFYQETVNPNNNWLETYIHPEDRAIMHAAVQEAIRSKTPFDLEHRVLRLDGSTVWTSSKAVPILNEDGDIVEWVGAATDITKRKELEGQLRQWADAFHHCAHGIAVGDITSNRIIVCNDKFASILGHAPEDLLGEPILSVYHPDIRKNVRRAIRKADRRGSYRYESKMLHREGHGIFVQIDLVCICNSDGSPPYRIATMQDITHRKQMETALRSSEISALKKSAELEALIAAIPSPVFVSYDASCTNITGNAAAYEMTGIQPTVKNLSPLGELQEQLKLFEFRRDGTLLQPEDMTMMRAVSKKKRITNDELQITRPDGAIRWIYANAIPLFHENKEVWGCVCVCMDITRLKETTRALVENENKYRQLFELESDALALVEQQSLRIIDINSAFTNLYGYTRGELKDLLATDLSASLKNLVLPSNLKPRAFLSVCTAKRMALNFLSKSHILLLTSWGKRSILQLFVMSLNGN from the coding sequence ATGCAGCCTGACAACGATCAGTTAATATCTCTTCTGCAGACTCTCCCAGGCGCTTTTTTTGCCTGTGATGCTCAATTCCATATCTGGTATTGCAGTCAAGAGGCCCTTGACCTACTGCAATACAATCCCCTCCCTTCACCAGGAACCCAGTGCTGGGACTTTTTTTCAAAATCGGAAAGTTCACTTCTTTTCCCCTGTTATTCCTCAGCACTCACAGGAGAATCCCAGACTATAACTGTCTTTCACAAATCCACCCAGCGACACCTGCAGCATCGATGCACGCCTCTGCCCGGCGGCGGATTACGTGTCCTGCTCAGCGAGGGGAACAATACTCTTTTTTCTACAACCAGCCCCAATGCTCTTCGTCAGTACGAAAAGAGGTTGAGCGCACTGACTCAGACCGTTTCCGAAGTCTTGTACTGCATGAATGCGGATTGGAGCGAAATCAAACAATTTTCCAGCAATACCTTTTATCAGGAGACGGTAAATCCCAACAACAACTGGCTTGAAACCTATATTCATCCAGAAGACAGGGCAATAATGCATGCGGCTGTTCAGGAGGCAATCAGGAGTAAAACTCCCTTTGACCTGGAGCATAGGGTTCTGCGCCTGGATGGTTCAACGGTCTGGACATCTTCAAAGGCGGTCCCAATCCTCAATGAAGATGGTGATATCGTCGAATGGGTAGGCGCTGCCACGGATATCACAAAACGAAAAGAGTTGGAGGGACAACTTCGCCAGTGGGCTGATGCCTTCCACCATTGCGCCCATGGTATTGCAGTGGGAGATATCACGAGCAACCGCATCATCGTCTGCAACGATAAGTTTGCCTCTATTCTTGGTCACGCACCTGAAGACCTCTTGGGCGAACCGATACTAAGTGTATATCATCCTGATATACGGAAAAATGTTCGAAGAGCTATCCGCAAAGCCGACCGTCGAGGGAGCTACAGATATGAGAGTAAAATGCTGCACCGGGAGGGACATGGGATTTTTGTGCAGATTGACCTGGTCTGCATTTGCAATAGTGACGGGAGCCCCCCCTATCGCATTGCCACCATGCAGGATATTACCCATAGAAAACAGATGGAGACGGCACTCCGTTCAAGCGAAATATCTGCGCTCAAAAAAAGCGCTGAACTTGAAGCCCTTATCGCGGCAATCCCCTCCCCTGTTTTCGTTTCCTATGATGCCTCCTGCACAAACATCACGGGGAATGCTGCAGCCTATGAAATGACGGGTATACAGCCAACAGTGAAAAATTTAAGTCCCCTGGGGGAGTTGCAAGAGCAGCTGAAACTCTTTGAATTTCGGCGTGATGGCACTTTGCTGCAGCCTGAGGACATGACCATGATGCGGGCTGTCTCAAAAAAGAAACGTATTACTAACGATGAATTGCAAATAACCCGTCCCGACGGCGCCATTCGCTGGATTTATGCCAATGCCATTCCTCTTTTTCATGAAAACAAAGAGGTCTGGGGATGTGTCTGTGTCTGTATGGATATTACCCGTCTGAAAGAAACAACGCGCGCACTGGTGGAAAACGAAAACAAATATCGTCAGCTCTTTGAACTGGAATCAGATGCTCTTGCCCTGGTTGAGCAGCAATCACTGCGAATTATCGATATCAACTCTGCCTTTACAAACCTCTACGGATATACCAGAGGTGAGTTGAAGGATTTGCTGGCAACAGATCTCTCAGCCAGCCTGAAAAATCTTGTTTTGCCATCCAATCTCAAGCCCAGGGCGTTCTTGAGCGTATGCACTGCAAAAAGGATGGCACTGAATTTCCTGTCGAAATCACACATACTTCTTTTGACCTCTTGGGGCAAAAGGTCCATCTTGCAGCTATTCGTGATGTCACTGAACGGAAACTGA
- a CDS encoding EAL domain-containing protein, translated as MRSFPFLRIQTAFSSLFFLLALLNCTAFVLAFGINSSFAADNELEKVRLQLKWKHQFQFAGYYAAIDQGYFQAAGLKVELVESSPETRPSELLVTGQVNYAIMSPGVLIEQQQGKPLVVLASIFQHSANAIMSLEGAGINSPQDLVGKRLLYSNATDGENRAMLITNGVPLAKIHTLPHTWQIDELINKKVDAQSVYLSNEPFLVRARGYKPVLMKPADWGVDFYGDCLITTKKEINTHPERTQAFLQAVKQGWRYALSHPEEIAQLIHSRYSTEKSIDSLLLESRTMRDLIQPNLVEIGYMNINRWHAIADTYVRLGLIQANYTLDDFLYSEIQQQHTARARFIQRLIVGGLLLTLVVGSAFGCVLLVFNRRLNREVNRRTKELAVSEQKFRTFFELASVGVAQVDAYSGRFLHVNQKYCEITGYSEAEMQERTFRDLTLPEDLILDRDERRQLVHGQLREFSVEKRYVRKDGSIVWVIISVSALWAPSETATTSLAIVRDISPRKKAEEELVFAAKVFEHSIEGIVVTDQNGTILQVNNAFSKITGYPPQEAIGENPRLLKSKRHPESFYQTMWQQLLEQGQWAGEIWNRRKNGEIYPEWLTINAVKNKQGVITNYVSIFHDITELKHQQEALEHQAQHDALTGLPNRVLLHDRLQESLKRMERSEKRVALLFLDVDNFKRINDGFGHTTGDNLLVELAKRLKTQLRTNDTLARQGGDEFLILMAEVDNVQDASIIAMRLLKSLEHPFLHDGVEYYVTASVGITLAPDDGTTSEILIKNADLALYRAKNLGRNNFQYFTQELDSKAHRRLSLEAQMRRGLEQGEFELHYQPQVLSSTNTIIGAEALIRWRHEGNLISPGEFIPLAEESGLILPMGAWILRTAAEQAKTWHKSGYALDISVNISSRQFVGQELAEQLKEILLRTGLEAGRLYFEITESMLMENLDNAQKTLETLRRIGGKFYLDDFGTGYSSLSYLKRLPLDGLKIDRSFIQDLANTTDSQAIARAIISLAETLNLAIVAEGVETEEQLKILNSMSDAIIIQGFLASRPLPCKEFTTLLASSPALLPK; from the coding sequence ATGCGCAGCTTCCCATTCTTGCGAATACAGACTGCTTTTTCCTCTCTCTTTTTTCTTCTAGCGCTCCTGAACTGCACCGCATTCGTTCTTGCTTTTGGCATCAACTCATCATTCGCTGCTGACAACGAGCTTGAAAAAGTACGTTTGCAACTCAAATGGAAACATCAGTTCCAATTTGCCGGCTACTATGCCGCCATTGATCAGGGATATTTTCAAGCAGCAGGCCTGAAGGTGGAGCTTGTAGAATCCAGTCCAGAAACACGCCCCTCCGAGTTACTGGTTACAGGTCAGGTGAACTACGCCATCATGAGCCCAGGAGTACTCATAGAACAGCAGCAGGGAAAACCGCTGGTTGTCCTGGCATCGATTTTTCAGCATTCAGCCAATGCAATCATGAGTTTGGAGGGTGCGGGAATTAACAGTCCCCAGGATCTTGTCGGCAAGCGCTTACTGTATAGCAATGCCACTGATGGTGAAAACAGAGCCATGCTGATCACTAACGGTGTCCCCCTTGCCAAGATTCATACACTGCCACATACCTGGCAGATTGACGAGCTCATCAACAAGAAGGTGGATGCCCAGAGCGTCTATCTGAGTAATGAACCCTTTCTGGTCCGGGCAAGGGGATATAAACCAGTTCTAATGAAACCAGCCGATTGGGGGGTGGACTTCTATGGCGATTGCCTCATCACCACAAAAAAAGAGATCAATACCCACCCCGAACGAACCCAAGCGTTTCTCCAGGCGGTCAAACAGGGCTGGCGCTATGCCCTTTCCCATCCTGAAGAGATAGCTCAGCTGATTCACAGCAGATACTCCACAGAAAAATCCATTGACTCTCTCCTGCTCGAATCCCGAACCATGCGGGATCTGATCCAGCCTAACCTGGTGGAAATAGGCTATATGAACATAAACCGGTGGCATGCCATTGCAGACACCTATGTTCGTTTAGGGCTCATCCAGGCAAACTACACCCTTGATGACTTTTTGTATTCGGAAATCCAGCAACAGCACACTGCCCGAGCTCGGTTTATACAGCGACTTATTGTCGGAGGCCTCCTCCTCACCCTTGTTGTAGGCTCAGCCTTTGGCTGCGTTTTGCTGGTCTTTAACAGACGTCTGAACCGTGAGGTGAACCGCCGCACCAAGGAGCTGGCTGTTAGCGAACAAAAATTTCGCACCTTTTTTGAACTGGCCAGCGTCGGGGTTGCCCAAGTTGATGCCTACTCTGGTCGCTTTCTTCATGTGAATCAGAAATATTGTGAAATCACGGGCTATTCTGAAGCGGAAATGCAGGAGCGAACGTTTCGAGATCTCACCTTACCTGAGGATCTGATCCTTGACAGGGACGAACGACGTCAGCTGGTCCATGGGCAGCTTCGCGAGTTCTCCGTGGAAAAGCGATATGTGCGAAAAGATGGCTCAATTGTCTGGGTTATTATTTCTGTTTCCGCACTCTGGGCTCCGAGTGAAACGGCGACAACTAGCTTAGCCATAGTCCGGGATATAAGTCCGCGAAAAAAAGCGGAAGAAGAACTGGTTTTTGCAGCCAAGGTCTTTGAACATTCCATTGAAGGGATTGTCGTCACCGACCAAAATGGGACAATTCTTCAGGTGAACAACGCCTTCAGCAAGATCACCGGCTATCCCCCGCAAGAAGCCATTGGCGAGAACCCTCGACTCCTCAAATCAAAACGGCACCCTGAATCATTTTACCAAACCATGTGGCAGCAGCTGCTGGAACAGGGACAGTGGGCTGGAGAAATCTGGAATCGACGGAAAAACGGTGAAATTTATCCGGAATGGCTCACCATTAATGCGGTAAAAAACAAGCAGGGCGTTATCACCAACTACGTTTCCATCTTCCATGATATCACCGAGCTCAAGCACCAGCAGGAGGCCCTGGAACACCAGGCCCAACATGACGCCCTGACAGGCCTGCCCAATCGCGTGCTTTTGCATGACCGTTTGCAGGAATCCCTCAAACGCATGGAGCGCTCTGAAAAGCGGGTGGCACTGCTCTTTCTGGATGTGGACAACTTTAAACGCATTAACGATGGTTTTGGGCACACCACCGGTGACAACCTTCTGGTAGAGCTTGCAAAACGGCTCAAAACCCAACTGCGCACCAACGATACTCTTGCCCGCCAAGGTGGGGATGAATTTCTTATTCTCATGGCTGAAGTCGATAATGTTCAGGATGCAAGCATCATTGCCATGCGTCTGCTAAAAAGCCTGGAACACCCCTTCCTCCACGACGGCGTTGAATACTATGTGACAGCCAGTGTGGGGATCACACTGGCACCAGATGATGGCACTACTTCAGAAATATTGATTAAAAATGCAGATCTGGCCCTTTATCGCGCGAAAAACCTGGGCCGTAACAACTTTCAATACTTTACCCAGGAACTGGACTCCAAGGCACATAGGCGACTTTCGCTGGAAGCGCAGATGCGCCGAGGTCTTGAGCAGGGGGAATTCGAACTCCATTATCAGCCGCAGGTGCTGAGTTCAACCAATACCATCATAGGCGCTGAGGCGCTTATACGCTGGCGCCATGAGGGCAATCTCATTTCTCCTGGAGAATTCATTCCCCTTGCAGAAGAATCCGGGTTAATTTTGCCCATGGGAGCCTGGATTTTACGGACAGCAGCCGAACAGGCCAAAACATGGCATAAGAGCGGATATGCACTTGATATTTCGGTAAACATCTCCTCACGCCAGTTTGTTGGCCAGGAACTGGCAGAACAGCTCAAAGAAATTTTGCTCAGGACCGGGCTTGAGGCAGGGCGACTCTACTTTGAAATTACTGAATCCATGCTTATGGAAAATTTGGACAATGCGCAAAAGACTTTGGAAACCTTACGGCGTATAGGCGGGAAATTCTATCTTGATGATTTTGGCACCGGTTACTCGTCCCTTTCTTACCTCAAACGCCTTCCCCTCGATGGACTTAAAATTGATCGATCCTTTATTCAGGATCTGGCAAACACCACCGACAGCCAGGCCATTGCCAGGGCCATTATCTCGCTAGCGGAAACGCTGAACCTGGCAATTGTTGCTGAGGGGGTCGAGACCGAGGAGCAACTCAAAATCCTTAACTCCATGAGTGATGCCATCATTATCCAGGGTTTTTTGGCCAGTCGTCCTCTTCCGTGCAAAGAATTCACCACCCTTCTCGCATCTTCTCCAGCCTTGCTTCCCAAGTAA
- a CDS encoding methyl-accepting chemotaxis protein encodes MKVFAKMKLSTKFLLIGIPLISLLSFGLMGFFSFMYYNQTINSFVSKARAITLAAESVRQEMDKKWQLDIFTPAQARDFYRQGKMEELMNMVPVVTAWEVAMKKAEAGEYEFRVPKFSPRNPKNQPDYGLDYAIEAPALKKIKTENLEEYYVIDRNRQAVRYFLPIRLSNTCLMCHGDPDASLEIWGLANGQDPTGGTMEGWSKGEIHGAFEIIQSLEPAERLITANLLTALLITLTGLFIVAFCYYFLVKKIVVGPIDHVSTSLHTIASGDADLTHRISIGSEDEIGRLVQNFNTFIENLQKMIRQVASNTKIITTASLQLAEISTSMHSTSTTSSSKTENVFSSANTMDDHMGKVAMALEEASTNIQLMAAAAEEINATLNEIARNSENARNISQKGVLTSQRASLQMDQLNTVTQEISKVTETIGEISDQTNLLALNATIEAARAGESGKGFTIVANEIKELSYQTTDATGQIKEQIETVQQALVSTLKEIQAMNEIINDIHAITLVVADAISEQNTATGEISSNIAQASLVISEINTSVTVCSSMAKNIHGDLDEVNSAARDVSLSSDNIAKSVDNLDQMARDLQRMIERFRVV; translated from the coding sequence ATGAAAGTATTTGCCAAGATGAAACTTTCTACAAAATTTTTACTCATTGGCATCCCCCTGATTTCACTGCTTAGCTTTGGGCTTATGGGGTTCTTCTCCTTTATGTACTACAATCAAACTATTAACTCTTTTGTCAGTAAGGCTCGCGCCATTACCCTTGCAGCTGAATCTGTTCGTCAAGAGATGGACAAAAAATGGCAATTGGACATCTTTACCCCTGCCCAGGCCAGAGATTTTTATCGTCAGGGAAAAATGGAAGAACTAATGAACATGGTGCCGGTGGTCACCGCCTGGGAAGTTGCCATGAAAAAAGCAGAGGCAGGTGAGTATGAATTCCGGGTACCCAAATTTTCGCCAAGAAATCCAAAAAATCAACCCGATTACGGTTTGGACTACGCCATAGAGGCCCCGGCCCTCAAAAAAATCAAGACTGAAAACCTCGAAGAATATTACGTAATTGACCGCAACAGGCAAGCAGTCCGTTACTTTTTACCGATCCGCCTGAGTAACACCTGTTTGATGTGCCACGGAGATCCCGACGCCTCTTTGGAGATCTGGGGACTTGCCAACGGCCAGGACCCCACCGGTGGAACCATGGAAGGTTGGAGTAAAGGAGAAATACACGGAGCCTTTGAAATAATCCAATCACTTGAACCCGCAGAAAGACTTATTACCGCAAATCTTTTGACAGCATTGCTCATTACCCTGACGGGACTCTTTATCGTTGCTTTTTGTTACTACTTCCTGGTGAAAAAAATTGTGGTGGGGCCAATTGATCATGTCTCCACAAGCCTGCATACTATTGCCAGCGGGGATGCCGACCTGACCCATCGGATTTCCATTGGCAGCGAAGATGAAATCGGTCGTCTGGTTCAGAATTTCAATACATTTATCGAAAATCTACAGAAAATGATCAGACAGGTTGCCTCCAATACCAAAATCATAACAACCGCTTCTCTTCAGCTTGCCGAGATATCAACCTCCATGCACTCAACCTCGACCACGTCCTCAAGCAAGACAGAAAATGTCTTTTCCTCAGCAAACACTATGGACGATCACATGGGGAAGGTCGCGATGGCCCTGGAAGAAGCCTCCACCAACATCCAGCTCATGGCAGCTGCAGCTGAAGAAATCAACGCAACCCTCAATGAAATTGCACGAAATTCAGAAAATGCACGCAATATCTCCCAAAAAGGTGTGCTGACCTCACAGCGTGCTTCACTGCAAATGGATCAGCTCAATACGGTTACGCAAGAAATCAGCAAGGTCACGGAGACCATCGGGGAAATTTCTGATCAGACCAACCTGCTTGCATTAAATGCGACAATTGAGGCCGCCAGGGCTGGAGAATCGGGCAAAGGATTTACCATCGTTGCCAACGAAATCAAGGAGCTCTCCTACCAGACCACCGATGCAACCGGTCAGATAAAAGAGCAAATCGAAACTGTGCAGCAGGCGCTTGTCTCCACGCTCAAGGAGATACAGGCAATGAATGAAATCATTAACGATATTCATGCAATAACTTTGGTCGTCGCAGATGCCATTAGCGAACAGAACACAGCCACAGGCGAGATCTCAAGTAACATTGCCCAGGCATCCTTGGTTATTTCTGAAATCAACACCTCTGTCACCGTCTGCTCATCCATGGCGAAAAATATCCATGGAGACCTTGACGAGGTCAACAGCGCAGCGCGCGATGTCTCTCTAAGCAGTGACAACATTGCCAAAAGCGTAGACAACCTCGATCAGATGGCGCGGGATCTCCAACGAATGATAGAACGCTTTAGAGTTGTCTAA